A part of Elusimicrobiales bacterium genomic DNA contains:
- a CDS encoding lectin like domain-containing protein, which yields MRIAAFLLFLPACAAAQDKPQYPPGMNGEFIARVRGVSGAAKPGGAGRFGAIPSPINAFYSRYPAGGGPKPLSGAAPPSSYDLRTYGKVTAVRDQGNCGSCWAFATMGSLESYLLTGETWDFSENNLKNTHGFDVGACDGGNIDMSSAYLLRWSGPVLESQDPYVDSPNHSPTGLAPSKHAQNHIYIPPRTGPADNNGIKNAVVNYGAVAVMMKWSGGAYNSATSSYYYSSGGYDGLHEVAIIGWDDNYPLSNFIVHPAGNGAFLVKNSWGTGWGNAGYFYVSYYDAAFAARIADDTAYFGAVFGANNTSNYDRSYQYDPLGWAYSYPSATGTWFANMFTSTASSEAITGAGFYTYSPATSYEMKVYTGGAAASPAGGTLAFSTAGVLAEAGFHTLPVTGVNVAYKDRFSVVVRIVSPPDTDFVIPVELAIDGYSSASAPQSGRGYVSVDGTAWTDAASLVYPSNICLKAYGKGGVTMSGDNLLAALKVYPNPSKPGSDGGVKFANLPGFAAPEIRIYTVSGKLARKLTVGDGIMDNPSGMTTGLWDGRNSSGEHMASGVYIYSVKARDCTRTGKAGILW from the coding sequence ATGAGAATCGCGGCTTTTCTGCTTTTTCTGCCGGCCTGCGCCGCGGCGCAGGACAAACCGCAGTACCCGCCGGGCATGAACGGGGAGTTTATCGCCCGCGTCAGGGGAGTGTCCGGCGCGGCAAAGCCGGGCGGGGCCGGGCGTTTCGGCGCCATCCCTTCGCCCATCAACGCTTTTTATTCGCGCTATCCGGCGGGGGGCGGGCCCAAACCGTTATCCGGGGCGGCGCCGCCGTCCAGCTACGACCTGCGCACGTACGGCAAGGTAACCGCCGTGCGCGACCAGGGAAATTGCGGAAGCTGCTGGGCTTTTGCGACGATGGGCTCGCTGGAATCCTATCTGCTTACCGGCGAGACATGGGATTTTTCGGAAAACAACCTTAAAAACACCCACGGTTTCGACGTCGGCGCCTGCGACGGCGGCAATATAGACATGTCGTCGGCCTATCTGCTGCGCTGGAGCGGCCCCGTGCTTGAAAGCCAGGACCCGTATGTTGATTCCCCCAATCACTCGCCGACGGGGCTTGCGCCGTCAAAGCATGCGCAGAACCATATTTACATTCCGCCGCGGACCGGTCCGGCGGACAACAACGGCATCAAAAACGCCGTGGTAAATTACGGCGCGGTTGCGGTGATGATGAAATGGAGCGGCGGCGCTTATAACAGCGCGACGAGCTCCTATTATTACTCCTCGGGGGGCTATGACGGCCTTCATGAAGTCGCAATAATCGGCTGGGACGACAACTACCCGCTGTCCAATTTCATCGTACATCCGGCGGGCAACGGCGCTTTTTTGGTCAAAAACAGCTGGGGAACCGGCTGGGGGAACGCCGGTTATTTCTACGTGTCCTATTATGATGCGGCCTTCGCCGCGCGCATTGCGGACGATACCGCCTATTTCGGCGCGGTGTTTGGCGCGAACAACACCTCCAATTACGACAGGTCGTATCAGTACGATCCGCTGGGCTGGGCGTACTCTTATCCGTCAGCGACCGGAACATGGTTTGCCAATATGTTCACCTCCACCGCCTCGTCCGAGGCGATAACCGGCGCGGGCTTTTACACCTATTCGCCCGCCACGTCTTACGAGATGAAGGTGTACACGGGCGGCGCCGCAGCTTCGCCGGCGGGCGGGACACTGGCGTTTTCAACCGCCGGCGTGCTGGCGGAAGCGGGGTTCCACACTCTGCCGGTAACCGGCGTGAATGTCGCTTACAAAGACAGGTTTTCGGTGGTAGTGCGCATAGTAAGCCCGCCGGATACGGATTTTGTCATTCCGGTGGAGCTGGCGATAGACGGCTACAGCTCCGCCTCCGCGCCGCAGTCCGGGCGCGGCTATGTGAGCGTTGACGGCACTGCCTGGACAGACGCGGCCTCGCTTGTATACCCGTCCAATATCTGCCTCAAGGCCTACGGCAAGGGCGGCGTTACTATGAGCGGCGACAATCTGCTGGCCGCGCTGAAGGTGTATCCCAATCCGTCAAAGCCCGGTTCCGACGGCGGGGTTAAATTCGCCAACCTGCCCGGATTTGCCGCGCCGGAAATACGGATATACACTGTTTCCGGCAAGCTGGCGCGCAAACTTACAGTCGGCGACGGGATTATGGACAATCCCTCCGGCATGACCACAGGGCTGTGGGACGGCAGAAATTCCTCCGGCGAGCACATGGCCAGCGGCGTCTATATCTACTCGGTCAAGGCGCGGGACTGCACCCGCACCGGCAAGGCGGGGATTTTATGGTAA
- a CDS encoding NAD(P)/FAD-dependent oxidoreductase — protein MAKKILVIGAGPGGYPAALRARELGAEVVLAEKSLVGGTCLNCGCIPSKSFIDSAHRLYAASQLGMILDGDIPSRVQAALSWEKVQFRRKTALDKLRFGLRRLIESKGIRLVEGTASFISQNEAEIKTASGALRENFDAAIIAAGTSPFYPKPFDAHKSVLLDNENVFSLQSRPQSVILIGGGVIGLEFGCIFHALCAEVHIVEMLPALLPGEDEAVSRALAASFEKRGIKLHLGVTAAALSVENGMKTVTLSSGVQLQAREVMAAVGRVAELSSLGLDKIGVPWDRRGIKVDGRLRAAGKGNIYAVGDVNGLLLLAHAASAQGELAAENIMGEGGDYDGSLTPRCVYSWPEAASIGISRAEAEKRGIAARSGRAFFAASGRAMTQDETEGFVQIASETGTGRILGAQIVGFGAGELIHIIAVAMRAGLRVKELAALTFGHPSMSETIREAALR, from the coding sequence ATGGCCAAGAAAATACTTGTCATCGGCGCGGGGCCGGGCGGCTATCCCGCCGCGCTGCGCGCGCGCGAGCTGGGCGCGGAAGTGGTCCTGGCGGAAAAATCGCTTGTGGGCGGAACCTGCCTCAACTGCGGCTGCATCCCGTCCAAGTCATTTATAGATTCGGCGCACAGGCTGTATGCGGCCTCGCAGCTTGGAATGATTCTTGACGGCGACATCCCGTCCCGTGTTCAGGCCGCGCTTTCCTGGGAGAAGGTGCAGTTCCGCCGCAAAACCGCGCTGGACAAGCTGCGCTTTGGCCTGCGCCGCCTTATTGAATCAAAGGGAATACGGCTTGTTGAGGGAACCGCCTCTTTTATCTCGCAAAACGAGGCGGAGATAAAAACCGCCTCCGGCGCCCTGCGCGAGAATTTTGACGCCGCGATAATAGCCGCCGGCACTTCGCCTTTTTACCCCAAGCCTTTTGACGCGCATAAATCCGTCCTGCTGGACAATGAAAATGTGTTCTCGCTGCAAAGCAGGCCGCAATCCGTCATTCTGATAGGCGGCGGCGTCATCGGGCTGGAGTTCGGCTGCATTTTCCACGCGCTGTGCGCGGAGGTGCATATAGTGGAGATGCTGCCCGCTCTGCTGCCGGGGGAGGATGAAGCCGTCTCCCGCGCGCTGGCGGCCTCTTTTGAAAAACGCGGCATAAAGCTGCACTTGGGCGTTACCGCGGCTGCATTGTCGGTTGAAAACGGGATGAAGACCGTTACCCTTTCCTCCGGCGTTCAATTGCAGGCACGGGAGGTGATGGCGGCAGTGGGCAGAGTCGCGGAATTATCCTCCCTGGGGCTGGATAAAATAGGCGTTCCGTGGGACCGCAGGGGCATAAAGGTTGACGGCAGGCTGCGCGCCGCCGGTAAAGGCAATATTTACGCAGTAGGCGACGTAAACGGCCTGCTGCTGCTTGCCCATGCCGCCTCCGCCCAGGGCGAGCTTGCGGCGGAAAACATCATGGGCGAAGGCGGCGATTACGACGGTTCCCTGACCCCGCGCTGCGTTTATTCGTGGCCGGAGGCCGCCTCCATAGGCATCAGCCGCGCGGAGGCCGAAAAGCGCGGCATTGCCGCAAGGTCGGGCCGCGCGTTCTTCGCGGCATCGGGTCGCGCCATGACGCAGGACGAGACTGAAGGCTTTGTCCAGATTGCAAGCGAAACCGGAACCGGCAGGATACTGGGCGCGCAGATAGTAGGCTTTGGCGCGGGCGAGCTGATACATATAATCGCCGTCGCCATGCGCGCGGGATTGCGCGTCAAAGAGCTTGCCGCGCTTACCTTCGGCCATCCCTCAATGTCGGAGACCATCCGCGAAGCCGCCCTGCGCTGA